The proteins below are encoded in one region of Exiguobacterium acetylicum:
- a CDS encoding HEPN domain-containing protein — translation MNSLMLNDNVHKILISSSALFTGQFRSELICLDLCFPFGDSVGLHNFQEHPNNRTFIVVSLIREHDGGLVLPNLAVEGDFICSLLSVLYGKEFKFHGLLESNGAYRLPNIENSPNPYYAYPQYNHNQRIDLNIPLNLSQFELIAPIFHSENQNPNFLKFKQLISAALMFYSRSLNIFKTEKELAFLDLITCGEILTNLDSEQYDEEALYDQNLLDMFRQISTLENGDSIVRNLKSRLYQVKRKFTYGLVNLLNTNFFDNTEFGRERPPVNLNLTPANIEITLKSAYDLRSKYVHTGEKFGSFITPESCWFNEKIFYLPTQTRDNSNLVRTLRSAPTFLGLERILRFALLKSIHQNGISINSELD, via the coding sequence TTGAATAGTTTGATGCTGAATGATAATGTTCATAAAATACTAATTTCTTCATCTGCTCTTTTTACAGGTCAATTTCGATCGGAGCTCATTTGTTTAGATTTATGTTTTCCATTTGGAGATTCTGTTGGTTTACACAATTTTCAGGAGCATCCCAACAATCGAACATTTATAGTGGTTTCTTTAATACGTGAACATGATGGTGGTTTAGTTCTACCGAATTTAGCTGTAGAAGGAGATTTTATTTGTTCTTTGTTATCGGTATTGTATGGAAAAGAATTTAAATTCCATGGATTACTAGAGTCTAACGGTGCTTACCGTTTACCCAATATTGAAAATTCACCCAATCCTTATTATGCATATCCTCAATATAATCATAATCAAAGAATAGACTTGAATATCCCATTGAACTTGAGTCAGTTTGAATTAATTGCACCAATTTTTCACTCCGAAAACCAAAATCCAAATTTTTTGAAGTTTAAACAATTAATTTCAGCAGCCTTAATGTTTTATAGTAGGTCTTTGAATATTTTTAAAACTGAAAAAGAACTTGCATTTTTAGATTTAATAACATGCGGAGAAATTTTAACAAATTTAGATTCTGAACAATATGATGAAGAAGCACTCTATGATCAAAATTTACTGGATATGTTTAGACAAATTTCTACACTAGAAAACGGAGATAGTATTGTAAGGAATTTAAAAAGCAGACTTTATCAAGTAAAAAGGAAATTTACTTATGGTTTAGTAAATTTGCTAAACACGAATTTTTTTGATAACACAGAATTTGGACGAGAGAGACCACCTGTAAATTTAAATCTAACTCCGGCAAACATTGAGATAACTCTTAAGTCAGCATATGATTTAAGAAGTAAGTATGTCCACACAGGAGAAAAATTCGGTTCCTTCATAACGCCAGAGTCGTGTTGGTTTAACGAAAAAATTTTTTATCTCCCAACACAAACTCGTGATAATAGTAATTTAGTAAGAACTCTTAGAAGTGCACCCACATTTTTAGGACTTGAGAGAATTTTAAGATTTGCATTATTGAAGTCTATTCATCAAAATGGTATATCAATTAATTCTGAATTAGATTAA